From Arachis hypogaea cultivar Tifrunner chromosome 3, arahy.Tifrunner.gnm2.J5K5, whole genome shotgun sequence:
taattgagtggtttttatcaaattcttgcccacttattcatatgatttgcatgattttacaattccttcctagtttagttctatggttAAAAAcctgcttcctaaagatcttttaattacatattttaattctcctttataccatttgatgccgtgatctgtgtgattaagtgtttcaggcttcatagggcaggaatggcttagagaatgtagaggaagcttgcaaaaagggaaggagcacaagaaataaaggagacaaccagcgaacagcgacgtgcacgcatggctgacgcgtgcgcgcgaattggacaaaatcacagcgacgcgtacgcatggattagAGTTTGCGCAAATGACACGTGCTCATgcctgacgcacacgcgtggggaggaaaatcgtcaaacgacgcgtacgcgtgaccaacgcgtacgcgtgacatgcgcaatctgcagaaaattcaaaaaatgctGGGGACGATTTTGGGCTGCGTTTTaatccagtttttggcccaaaaacacagactaaagtcagggaacatgcagaggcTTAGGACATCAGATcacacacaattttaggtttggatgtagtttttagagagagatgttctctcctctctcttaggatttaggattaggattcctcttaaaggaattaggatttttaCTACTcaattttcaggttcaatgttctttttatttattttcccaatttggtttatgaactctttatgttggatttgatttcttttattaatatttgaggtatttcagacatatgacttttatttagtttcttatattcttggttctagttgattaattggtaactcttgagttgtcaaactcattgtgattaataattgatatctttgctgattaatttagattcatataactctagtctttccttaggagttgactaggccTTTGGGTGTTAATTTAATTTAACcacttgacttagtgggagcaaaaatataattttcatcaccatttataaggataactaggataggactcctaattttcataccttgccaagagttttattaattattaatttatttttcttgtcaattaaattacttgctcaacccttttgaaaaccccaaaatatacctttgcataaccaataataagaacacttccctgtaattccttgagaagacgacccgaggtttaaatacttcggttaccaattttatcaggggtttgttacttgtgacaaccaaacgtttgtatgaaaggattctctgttggtttagaagctatacttacaacgcgatcatatttttatatttctttaccgataggaaatccgatcgtcacatactctgtgtgtcttttatatgatgctattaggttatctgcttgatatatgcatagcatgcttgtttgtgagtgcctgtttgggataattgaagcactagacttttgatattaagacggatcaccttgatatcgattgtttggtgtagacaggaaccctacaTGGCCACTCGCGGACGAGGTCGGACACAAACGTGAGAAAGTGGGAATGAGCAACCAGCTGACAATCATGCCGAATTCATGGCGGAAATGGCAAATCTCGCTAATACCATAGAGGCTAATGTTGCTGCGACTCTGCAAGATGTATAGAGATTGGGCCAACCGGTAGGGAACGGAAATGGCAATGGTAACGGCGAAGGGAATGCCAACGATAATGCTGAGGGTAACAGTGATAACACGGGAGGAGTTCCGATGACCTTGGCAATGTTCCTCAAGGTTCATTCGCCAACTTTCCGAGGGTCCACAAATCCTATTGAAGCAGACCactggtttcaggctatggagcgtACTTTACAGGCGCAACATGTTCCCCTCAATCAATATGTAGAGTTTGCCACTTATCAACTAGCGGGAGAGGCCCAGCTTTGGTGGCAAGCTGAGTGTCGTTTACTACAGCTTCATAACGCCGACATTCCATAGGAGGTGTTCCAAATGGCTTTCTATAAGAAATATTtccctgagtctgcaagggaagcaaaggagatggagctaatacagctgaagcaaggttccatGTCTGTGGCTGAGTACATCAACAAGTTCGAAGAGCTTTGTAGGATTTCTCGGGTGTGTCAAGGTGACCCGGAGACTTACGAAAGCTGGGGATGCGTTAAGTATCAAAGGGGTTTGAAGGATAACATTATGACTGAtgtggctcctatggagatcCGTGTCTTCTCCGACTTAGTGAATAAGGCTAGAGTAGTGGAGGAGAATGCCAAGACCGTGGCGACATCTAAGGACACTCATGGGGGTAGCTCTAGTCTTGGTCGTGGCAAgtattttcatccgagaggaccaAGCTTCAAGAGAGGAGGATATGTGCCTCAAGGCCAAGGGGGCTTTAGAAAGAACAATCAGAATCAGTTTTAGTATGCTAAGGGAAGAGGAAATCAGAATAAGAGTTCTCCAAATTTAGTTTGTGATCGTTGTGGACGTTTTCACCCTTATGAATCATGTAAGATTGGTTTAGGTGGCTGCTTCAAGTGTGGGTTGCCCGACCACATTGCGAGGGATTGCCCTCGTGGGAGGAATCAGAATGTGGGCCAGAGTCAGCATCAAGGTCGAGTCTTTGCTATGAATGCCAAGGATACTTCCAAGGCAGATTCATCGATGAGAGGTATATGTCTAATTGGTGATAAATCCTTAGTTGCAttatatgatactggagcttcgCATTTGTTTATCTCGTTTGCTAAAGTTGAAGAATTAGGCTTGAAACTGTCAGAGTTACCTTTTGATCTGCATGTACATACTCCGCATCAAACAGTTATGACTAGGTCAGGTTGTAGacaagtaggtttcaagcttgagAGTAGAGattttgtgcatgatttgatctATTTACCAATGGTGGGGCTGTAGATGATTTTGTggtttgattggttgtcgaagaatcgggttttgttggattgctttgagtGGACTATTCGGTTTATGCCGAAAGGAGAGAATGGGGCAATGGTAGCTACGGGGTATTACCTGAACTCTGTAATGGTGCATTGTAATGGGGAGGAGTGTCAGGGTTATATTCTGTTGGCTGCTAATGCGTTGGGTGATGTCTAGAACTTAGATCAGATTTCGGTGGTTAGAGATTTTCCAGAAGTGTTCCTAGAAGATATCCCTGAGTTCCCACCTCAAAGGGAAATTGAGTTTGCGATTGAATTGGTGCCGGGAGCCGGACCAGTATCGATAGCGTCGTATAGGATGGCCCCGATAAAGTTGGCACAGCTAAAGACTaagttggaagagcttctgaataagaggttcattcgaccgagtgtatcactgtggggagcgccagttttattggtgaagaaAAAAGATGGAGGAATGCATTTGTGTGTGGATTACCGGCAAAGTCACAGTGAAGAACAAGTACCCGCTGCCAACgatagatgatttgatggatcaattgcaaGGAGCTGGAGTATTTTCCATGATTGATTTGAGATCTGGTTACCACCAGATAAGAGTGAAGGAGGATGACATCCCTAAGATTGCGTTTAGAACACGCTTtggacactacgagtttgcggtaatgtcctttgggttaacgaatgcacctgctgttttcatggattacatgaacagagtgtTTCCTCTCTTTTTGGACAAAttcgtggtggttttcatagatgaCATCTTGGTTTCCTCTAAGACGGAAAAGGAGCAT
This genomic window contains:
- the LOC140183499 gene encoding uncharacterized protein — encoded protein: MSVAEYINKFEELCRISRVCQGDPETYESWGCVKYQRGLKDNIMTDVAPMEIRVFSDLVNKARVVEENAKTVATSKDTHGGSSSLGRGKYFHPRGPSFKRGGYIGLGGCFKCGLPDHIARDCPRGRNQNVGQSQHQGRVFAMNAKDTSKADSSMRGICLIGDKSLVALYDTGASHLFISFAKVEELGLKLSELPFDLHMILWFDWLSKNRVLLDCFEWTIRFMPKGENGAMNLDQISVVRDFPEVFLEDIPEFPPQREIEFAIELVPGAGPIRVKEDDIPKIAFRTRFGHYEFATEKEHEKHLKIVLKILKERKLYAKLSKCEFWKEEVKFLGHVVSKGGIAVDPSKVEAVMEWERPTTVMEVRHFLGLAGYYQRFIEGFSRIALPMTKLTRKEVPFGWMLECEESFQTLKHRLTSAPILILPEPHEPVRFSVFSDHKSLKYIFDQKELNMRQRRWMELLKDYDFELSYHPGKATVVVDALSQKSLTIAWKFVDLKLDIDEVAGRACLNQLQISSTFKSEIQRTQQDEQKLQNCFNQLVIGGAKNSLRMMKGCGDTNEEFAYRMLGV